Proteins from one Fusobacterium sp. SYSU M8D902 genomic window:
- a CDS encoding WYL domain-containing protein codes for MEKKIRVTINKSAFDIIESDVQSFKITKNYLINYIFDILKEEKIETFHQDEEKKEIIQFNLNKKNKNIYYDILFENNIQIEAEFIRKMIYRYTYQSKSSRELFLYRDIVDRLKYSIKNRRVIKINFDDDRKTSILPFYIGTSKLELGNYIFCYDLLEDRYKNYKLSNFKSIFITQEKREWQNKEFINNVIKNFDPFLSQGKKIKAILSEEGKKILSTIALNRPETISCNGDIYEFKCSEQQAKRYFAYFFNEIEILEPLSLREWFIEKYRSALRIYENTKTK; via the coding sequence ATGGAAAAAAAAATTCGTGTCACTATCAATAAAAGTGCTTTTGATATAATAGAATCTGATGTACAAAGTTTTAAAATCACAAAAAATTATCTTATAAACTATATTTTTGATATACTAAAAGAGGAAAAAATAGAAACTTTTCATCAAGATGAGGAAAAAAAAGAGATTATTCAATTTAATCTCAATAAAAAAAATAAAAATATCTACTACGATATATTATTTGAAAATAATATTCAAATTGAAGCAGAATTTATAAGAAAAATGATCTATAGATATACTTATCAATCTAAAAGTTCTAGAGAACTATTCCTCTATAGAGATATTGTGGATAGATTAAAATATTCAATAAAAAATAGAAGAGTCATAAAAATCAATTTTGATGATGATAGAAAAACTTCAATCCTTCCATTCTATATTGGAACTTCTAAACTAGAACTTGGAAACTATATTTTTTGTTATGATCTTTTAGAAGATAGATATAAAAACTATAAACTTAGTAATTTTAAATCCATCTTTATTACACAAGAGAAAAGAGAGTGGCAAAATAAAGAATTTATAAACAATGTTATTAAAAACTTTGATCCATTTTTATCTCAGGGTAAAAAAATAAAAGCTATATTAAGTGAAGAAGGTAAAAAAATACTCTCAACTATAGCTTTAAATCGTCCTGAAACAATCTCTTGTAATGGTGATATCTATGAATTCAAGTGCTCTGAACAACAAGCTAAAAGATACTTTGCCTATTTTTTTAATGAGATAGAGATTTTAGAACCCCTATCTTTAAGAGAATGGTTTATTGAAAAATACAGATCTGCACTCAGAATTTATGAAAATACAAAAACAAAATAA
- a CDS encoding MATE family efflux transporter has translation MFKIVGEILKLALPAVGEMILYMMIWVFDTIMIGQHSGQLGVSAVGLSSEIIYTFFNIFVAMGISISVTSIVSRSLGAKNIVKAERISNIAVKIGIVLGVIFSFIFFIFAENILKVAGAGEEVIFLGTKYLKICAFGVIFNILTNVFNGVYRGCKNTKTPLYGAAIMNMVNVSLDYILIFGKFGAPELGVKGAAIATVLGIISAFIFSLSQLKKLPFKLNLKLKTQKEDLKELVFLGIPSACQEAAFSINRLINVAIIMTLGSLSFAANQITITIESISFMPGWGFAVALTTLAGHSVGEKDYLKTRNYINYTILLSVIVMGITAVIFYTFPTELISLFIKESEQEVIDLGVSCLTIAAIEQIPMSIAMALEGAMKGMGDTKTPFKVVFITNWLIRLPLVYYFLYLNRFPVTTFWKITAFQWTIEAILIFVVFELKWKKKYSKKI, from the coding sequence ATGTTTAAAATAGTTGGAGAGATTTTAAAATTAGCTCTTCCTGCTGTGGGAGAGATGATATTATATATGATGATCTGGGTATTTGATACTATTATGATAGGGCAGCATAGTGGACAACTTGGAGTTTCTGCTGTAGGATTGAGTTCTGAAATAATCTATACATTTTTTAATATATTTGTAGCTATGGGAATCTCAATATCTGTTACCTCTATAGTGTCGCGTTCTTTAGGAGCTAAAAATATAGTAAAAGCAGAGAGAATATCTAATATTGCTGTGAAAATTGGGATTGTGTTAGGAGTGATTTTTAGCTTTATTTTCTTTATATTTGCTGAAAATATACTAAAAGTTGCAGGAGCTGGAGAAGAGGTAATTTTTTTAGGAACTAAGTATTTAAAGATCTGTGCTTTTGGAGTGATCTTTAATATACTAACCAACGTTTTTAATGGTGTGTACAGAGGATGTAAAAATACAAAAACGCCATTGTATGGTGCAGCTATAATGAATATGGTAAATGTGTCTCTAGATTATATCTTGATATTTGGTAAATTTGGAGCTCCAGAATTAGGTGTTAAAGGGGCAGCAATAGCAACTGTTTTGGGAATAATTTCAGCTTTTATATTCTCACTATCTCAATTGAAAAAACTGCCATTTAAGCTAAATTTAAAACTCAAAACTCAAAAAGAAGATTTAAAAGAGCTTGTTTTTCTTGGAATACCTTCAGCTTGTCAAGAGGCAGCTTTCAGTATAAATAGATTAATTAATGTGGCTATTATTATGACTTTAGGTAGTTTATCCTTTGCTGCTAATCAGATAACAATAACAATAGAAAGTATTAGTTTTATGCCCGGATGGGGATTTGCAGTAGCTTTGACTACATTAGCTGGACACTCAGTAGGAGAAAAGGATTATTTAAAAACTAGAAATTATATAAATTATACTATTCTTCTTTCAGTGATAGTAATGGGTATTACAGCTGTCATATTTTATACATTTCCAACTGAATTAATCTCTCTTTTTATAAAAGAGAGTGAACAAGAGGTAATAGATTTAGGTGTTAGCTGTCTTACGATAGCAGCTATAGAGCAGATTCCTATGTCAATAGCTATGGCATTAGAAGGGGCTATGAAAGGAATGGGAGATACTAAGACACCATTTAAAGTTGTATTTATAACAAACTGGCTAATTAGATTACCGTTAGTTTATTACTTCTTATATTTGAATAGATTTCCAGTGACAACATTTTGGAAAATTACAGCTTTTCAATGGACAATAGAAGCGATTCTGATATTTGTTGTTTTTGAATTAAAATGGAAGAAGAAATATTCTAAAAAAATTTAA
- the hflX gene encoding GTPase HflX, with amino-acid sequence MIRGNTEGIKDYILKELDSLYDVSVEKNRLIEPEMLMLIAQISNKINREINIAIDRRGNVTEISIGDSSSVQLPIMDIQERRLSGIRVIHTHPSGSSNLSNIDISALLKLKLDCIAAIGITEDRITGVSLGFCSVENNELVQEIVGPLSVEEATNYPMIDKFDEIESILRKRDIVENDTEYAVLVGIDTQESLDELAELARACNVQVVGRFMQKKNRIDSCFFIGTGKAQELAVYKQIKRANLIIFDEELTGMQVKNLEMITGCKVIDRTTLILEIFARRARTREAKIQVELAQLKYRSTRLLGLGSTMSRTGGGVGTKGPGEKKLEIDKRRIRETIYDLKQELEKIRKTRVTQREKREESGIPKISLVGYTNVGKSTLRNLLVDLYPADNTSKKESVFAENMLFATLDITTRAILLPDKRVASLTDTVGFVRKLPHDLVEAFKSTLEEVSFSDLIIHVVDASSDTAIEQIVAVERVLKELDAMDKSMFLALNKCDQATPEQLESLKEKFPNYKTIEISAKTKLNIDEFLQLVVELLPQTTRVCTYLIPYSDSSMGAYLHRNSIIQSEEYEGEGLKISAVVNNEVYNRCKKYLIEG; translated from the coding sequence ATGATAAGAGGAAATACAGAGGGAATTAAGGACTATATTTTAAAAGAATTGGATTCTCTTTATGATGTGAGTGTAGAAAAAAATAGATTGATTGAGCCAGAGATGTTGATGCTTATAGCTCAAATTAGTAATAAGATAAATAGAGAGATCAATATTGCCATTGATAGAAGAGGAAATGTAACAGAGATTTCAATAGGGGATAGTAGTAGTGTACAGCTTCCTATTATGGATATTCAAGAGAGAAGGTTGTCGGGAATAAGAGTGATACACACTCATCCAAGTGGAAGTTCAAACCTTTCAAATATAGATATATCTGCTTTGTTAAAGTTAAAACTTGATTGTATAGCAGCTATTGGAATAACTGAGGATAGAATAACTGGAGTTTCCCTAGGATTTTGTAGTGTAGAAAATAATGAATTGGTTCAAGAGATAGTAGGACCATTGAGTGTAGAGGAAGCAACTAATTATCCTATGATTGATAAATTTGATGAGATAGAGTCTATTCTTAGAAAAAGGGATATAGTGGAGAATGATACAGAGTATGCTGTACTAGTAGGAATAGATACACAGGAAAGTTTAGATGAGTTGGCAGAGTTAGCTAGAGCCTGTAATGTACAGGTAGTTGGAAGATTTATGCAGAAGAAAAATAGAATTGATTCTTGCTTTTTTATAGGGACAGGAAAAGCACAGGAGTTAGCTGTATATAAACAAATAAAGAGGGCTAATCTGATAATTTTTGACGAAGAGTTAACAGGAATGCAGGTAAAGAATCTAGAGATGATTACAGGTTGTAAAGTTATAGATAGAACAACTCTAATTCTTGAAATTTTTGCAAGAAGAGCTAGAACTAGAGAAGCTAAGATTCAAGTTGAATTAGCACAGCTGAAATATAGAAGTACTAGACTTTTAGGATTGGGAAGTACAATGTCTAGAACAGGTGGAGGAGTAGGTACAAAAGGACCTGGAGAGAAGAAGTTAGAGATAGATAAAAGAAGAATTAGAGAGACTATCTACGATTTAAAACAGGAATTAGAAAAAATTAGAAAAACAAGGGTTACACAAAGGGAGAAAAGAGAGGAGTCTGGAATTCCTAAAATATCTCTTGTAGGATATACTAACGTTGGAAAATCTACCCTAAGAAATCTTTTAGTAGATCTATACCCAGCTGATAATACCTCTAAAAAAGAGTCAGTTTTTGCTGAAAATATGTTATTTGCAACTTTAGATATAACAACAAGAGCAATATTATTGCCAGATAAAAGAGTGGCTTCATTGACAGATACAGTTGGATTTGTAAGAAAATTGCCACACGACTTAGTTGAGGCTTTTAAATCAACATTGGAAGAGGTTAGTTTTTCAGACTTAATAATACATGTGGTTGATGCTTCTAGTGATACTGCGATTGAGCAGATAGTAGCAGTTGAAAGGGTATTAAAAGAGTTAGATGCTATGGATAAATCTATGTTTTTGGCACTAAATAAGTGTGATCAAGCAACTCCAGAGCAGTTAGAGAGTTTAAAAGAGAAGTTCCCAAATTACAAAACAATAGAGATAAGTGCTAAAACTAAGTTAAATATTGATGAATTTTTACAATTGGTAGTGGAGTTATTGCCTCAAACAACAAGAGTTTGCACATATCTTATACCATATAGTGATTCATCTATGGGAGCATATTTACATAGAAATTCAATAATTCAAAGTGAAGAGTATGAAGGAGAGGGTTTAAAGATTTCTGCTGTTGTAAATAATGAAGTGTATAACAGATGTAAAAAATATTTAATTGAGGGATGA
- a CDS encoding MarR family transcriptional regulator gives MKKISSKVIKKFFNLIEDSKEFYKDFLKSDRGEGYIPEIYLEMQEFVYANDKYMSSLKEGLNGELNFADYNHIYCIGSSEKINITQLSKKIKNSKGYTSKVIKKLLMLRYIRTYQEEGNKKDVYIELTKNGRIAYEEICDKIENIEKDFYQFLWENFSEEELKFLYSFFIKINKFQNEQITKL, from the coding sequence GTGAAAAAAATTTCTAGCAAAGTTATAAAAAAATTTTTTAATTTGATAGAGGATAGCAAAGAGTTTTATAAAGATTTTTTAAAATCAGATAGAGGTGAAGGATATATTCCAGAGATATATTTGGAGATGCAGGAGTTTGTTTATGCCAATGATAAATATATGTCCTCACTAAAAGAGGGACTAAATGGAGAGTTAAATTTTGCTGATTACAATCATATATATTGTATTGGTTCAAGTGAAAAAATAAATATAACTCAACTTTCTAAAAAGATAAAAAACAGTAAAGGATATACTAGTAAGGTTATAAAGAAATTATTGATGCTTAGATATATAAGAACATATCAAGAAGAGGGAAATAAAAAAGATGTGTATATTGAATTGACAAAAAATGGAAGGATAGCTTATGAAGAGATCTGTGATAAAATAGAAAATATAGAGAAAGATTTTTACCAGTTCTTGTGGGAAAATTTTAGTGAAGAGGAGTTAAAATTTTTATATAGTTTTTTTATAAAGATAAATAAATTTCAGAATGAACAGATTACTAAGCTATAA
- a CDS encoding PTS transporter subunit EIIC encodes MKKGFSILQRVGRAFMLPIAVLPMAGILLGVGGAFTSKAIIETYHLTFLEPGTILNKILVLFSNSGLFVFANLSVIFAVGVAIGLANQNKETAALSGLLGFLLFHTVIGTVLGFMGYTPETTTVQAFMDQGFSYDIAVGKAALYTKELGIFTLQTGVLGGIICGCVSAMITNRFSNKTLPDYLAFFSGNRLVPVLTMVFFIPLGVVVPFIWPSIFAGVVKAGAAFTAMGPIGTFLYGFTARLLNVFGLHHAVYPLFWYTELGGTMEVAGKLVSGGQKIFFAQLADPTILHYSADATRTMTGGFLPMMFGLPAAAFAMYRCADASNKAKVKGILASAALTSFLTGITEPLEFTFLFVAPPLYVLHALLEGIAYGVLHFLNVAVGITFSRGIIDFTFFGLLQGTAKTSYQWILILGPLYSIMYYFIFKFMIEKFNYSTPGRNESEAKLYTRKDYQGNSKEDLTDEIVEALGGVENIKGIDACITRLRVTVIDSSKVADDSRWKELKSQGVIRSGEGIQIIYGTQAEIYKNKIIKKYGL; translated from the coding sequence ATGAAAAAAGGTTTTTCTATCCTACAAAGAGTAGGTAGAGCTTTTATGCTTCCAATAGCCGTTTTACCAATGGCTGGAATATTGTTAGGAGTTGGTGGTGCTTTTACATCTAAAGCTATCATTGAAACTTATCATCTTACATTTTTAGAGCCAGGAACAATATTGAATAAAATACTTGTTCTTTTCTCAAATTCAGGTTTATTTGTTTTTGCCAATCTATCTGTTATATTTGCAGTTGGTGTTGCCATTGGATTAGCAAATCAAAATAAAGAGACTGCTGCTCTATCTGGTTTATTAGGTTTTCTACTTTTCCATACAGTAATTGGAACTGTTTTAGGATTTATGGGTTATACTCCTGAAACTACTACTGTTCAAGCTTTTATGGATCAAGGTTTCTCTTATGATATAGCTGTTGGAAAAGCTGCCCTATATACAAAAGAGTTGGGTATATTCACTCTACAAACTGGAGTTTTAGGTGGAATTATATGTGGTTGTGTATCTGCTATGATAACTAACAGATTTTCAAATAAAACATTACCAGATTATCTAGCTTTCTTTAGTGGAAATAGATTGGTGCCAGTATTAACAATGGTATTTTTTATTCCTTTAGGAGTAGTAGTTCCATTTATTTGGCCTTCAATTTTTGCTGGTGTTGTTAAAGCTGGAGCAGCATTTACAGCAATGGGGCCTATCGGTACTTTCCTTTATGGATTTACAGCTAGACTTTTAAATGTATTTGGATTACACCACGCTGTTTATCCTTTATTCTGGTATACTGAATTGGGTGGAACTATGGAAGTAGCTGGGAAATTGGTATCTGGAGGGCAAAAAATCTTCTTTGCTCAATTAGCAGATCCAACTATTCTACATTATTCTGCTGATGCAACTAGAACAATGACAGGTGGATTTTTACCTATGATGTTTGGTTTACCTGCTGCTGCCTTTGCTATGTATAGATGTGCTGATGCAAGTAACAAAGCAAAAGTTAAAGGAATATTAGCTTCTGCTGCTCTTACTTCTTTCTTGACTGGAATAACTGAACCATTGGAATTTACTTTCCTATTTGTTGCTCCACCTCTATATGTTTTACATGCACTTTTAGAAGGTATTGCTTATGGTGTATTACATTTCTTAAACGTTGCTGTTGGTATCACTTTTTCGAGAGGAATTATAGATTTTACTTTCTTTGGACTTTTACAAGGAACAGCTAAAACTTCATATCAATGGATTCTAATCTTAGGACCACTTTACTCTATAATGTACTATTTCATATTTAAATTTATGATTGAAAAATTTAACTATAGTACTCCTGGAAGAAATGAGAGTGAAGCAAAACTTTATACTAGAAAAGATTATCAAGGAAATTCAAAAGAAGACCTAACTGATGAGATTGTTGAAGCTCTTGGTGGAGTTGAAAACATAAAAGGGATAGACGCTTGTATTACTAGACTTAGAGTTACTGTAATAGATAGTAGCAAAGTTGCTGATGATAGTAGATGGAAAGAGTTAAAATCTCAAGGAGTTATCAGAAGTGGTGAAGGAATACAAATAATCTATGGAACTCAAGCTGAGATCTATAAAAATAAGATAATTAAAAAATACGGTTTATAA
- a CDS encoding prolyl oligopeptidase family serine peptidase, which translates to MKTKEFLLAFGITSTLIFGNEIPFNVVGEVFDYGPQTTQIVVNFKENLDPNSININSFKILNTSSNERKITGINFLNKDTLVLELEHGQGVKGAGMLYWDNEKFSNIELPIKYSLIQNKNLTTESGKIIKNDEFSYKMESLKIKEVDKFTSGEKYGLQYRDFKPEKNSKKHPLIIWLHGAGEGGESNITQILGNRGGVAFSEESSQKIFDSPYILAPQTPTFWMKSFMVGDRELVGKKDYTPDLVKLIEDYIEKNPDIDRDRVYIGGCSMGGYQTFKTLVHSPNLFAAAFITCPAYEPSKQELDKIKNIPIWLVHASDDTTVSVNNSRNSFNYLKNSGSDVIYTEYKNVQRDGYHYDPHGSYFYTLHNDPVNEEGTHIFQWIASKKKAK; encoded by the coding sequence TTGAAAACAAAAGAATTTTTATTAGCTTTTGGAATAACTTCTACATTAATTTTTGGTAATGAAATTCCTTTCAATGTAGTTGGAGAAGTTTTTGATTATGGCCCACAGACAACACAAATAGTTGTTAATTTTAAAGAAAATTTAGATCCAAACTCTATAAATATCAATAGCTTTAAAATTTTAAATACATCTTCTAATGAAAGAAAAATAACTGGTATTAACTTTTTAAATAAAGATACTCTTGTTTTGGAGCTTGAGCATGGTCAAGGAGTAAAGGGTGCAGGGATGCTGTATTGGGATAATGAGAAATTCTCTAATATAGAGCTTCCTATTAAATACTCTTTAATACAAAATAAAAATCTAACAACTGAAAGTGGTAAGATAATAAAAAATGATGAATTTTCATATAAGATGGAATCATTAAAAATTAAAGAGGTTGATAAATTTACCTCTGGTGAAAAATATGGTTTACAGTACAGAGATTTTAAACCTGAAAAAAATAGTAAAAAACATCCTCTAATTATTTGGTTGCATGGAGCTGGAGAGGGTGGTGAAAGTAATATCACTCAAATTTTAGGAAATCGTGGTGGAGTTGCTTTCTCTGAAGAAAGTTCTCAAAAGATATTTGATTCTCCCTATATTTTGGCTCCTCAAACTCCTACTTTCTGGATGAAATCATTTATGGTAGGAGATAGAGAGCTTGTAGGTAAAAAAGACTACACTCCTGATTTAGTGAAACTAATAGAGGATTATATTGAAAAAAATCCTGATATTGATAGAGATAGAGTATATATCGGCGGTTGTTCTATGGGTGGATACCAAACATTCAAGACACTAGTACACTCACCTAATCTATTTGCAGCAGCTTTTATTACTTGTCCTGCCTATGAACCCTCAAAGCAGGAGCTAGATAAAATAAAAAATATACCTATCTGGCTAGTGCATGCTTCAGATGATACAACTGTTTCTGTCAATAATTCAAGAAATTCTTTTAATTACTTAAAAAACAGTGGTTCAGATGTTATTTATACTGAATATAAAAATGTTCAACGTGATGGCTATCATTATGATCCTCATGGTTCATATTTTTATACTCTACACAATGATCCTGTAAATGAAGAGGGAACACATATTTTTCAATGGATAGCTTCTAAAAAGAAAGCTAAATAA